The Girardinichthys multiradiatus isolate DD_20200921_A chromosome Y, DD_fGirMul_XY1, whole genome shotgun sequence genome has a window encoding:
- the LOC124863790 gene encoding nucleus accumbens-associated protein 1-like: MAQTLQMAIPNFGNSILECLNEQRLQGLYCDVSVMVKGHAFKAHRAVLAASSSYFRDLFSSSSSNAAGASSNETSPTVVELPPAVQPQCFQQILAFCYTGRLSMTVGDQFLLMYTAGFLQIQQIMEKGTEFFLKVSSPSCDSQGLHAEEAPTSEPQSPITQTTNSAPRPASSVTPLPIVSRLKTEQPSNQMEAATPYSVVCTPVAKRLWEGGSSRDGGGLGSGGGGARKAARYSQEAVRGSAIQTPGALGLAIGMNATTTSLAGMVPSSGISGNVGANGNSATGLGMSEGASPGTMSTYASDSPISYHDDEEEEEGTDESAEEQYRQICNMYTMYSMLNMGAAAAGERVEALPDHTETRGRMRGRDLTCLPPELIAQIGNRCHPKLYEEGDPAEKLELVSGTSVYISRAQLMNCHVSAGTRHKVLLRRLLAAFFDRNTLANSCGTGIRSSTNDPSRKPLDNRVLHAVKFYCQNFATSFKESEMNAIAADMCTNARRVVRKSWIPKLKLLMAESDAYSSFLPDGVKTEEDTLGADQGFEPASLETTGSAGMESGGSSGESLPGVGGDGGSLF; the protein is encoded by the exons ATGGCCCAGACCCTCCAGATGGCGATCCCAAACTTTGGTAACAGCATTTTAGAGTGTCTGAACGAGCAGCGGCTGCAGGGGCTGTACTGTGATGTCTCTGTTATGGTCAAGGGCCATGCCTTCAAG GCTCATCGAGCCGTTCTGGCCGCCAGCAGTTCTTATTTCCGGGACcttttcagcagcagcagcagcaatgcTGCGGGTGCTAGCAGCAACGAGACGAGCCCCACGGTTGTTGAGCTGCCTCCAGCTGTGCAGCCTCAGTGCTTCCAGCAGATACTGGCTTTCTGCTACACAGGACGCCTCAGCATGACAGTGGGAGACCAATTTCTTCTCATGTACACTGCGGGCTTCCTTCAGATCCAGCAGATCATGGAAAAGGGCACTGAATTCTTCCTCAAG GTATCCTCCCCCAGTTGTGACTCTCAGGGTCTTCATGCAGAGGAAGCTCCAACATCAGAGCCCCAGAGCCCCATAACACAGACCACTAACAGTGCACCACGTCCTGCCTCCAGTGTGACGCCGCTCCCTATTGTTTCACGACTAAAGACAGAGCAGCCGTCCAACCAGATGGAAGCGGCCACTCCTTATTCTGTGGTTTGCACTCCTGTTGCCAAGCGGCTGTGGGAGGGTGGCAGCAGCCGCGATGGAGGCGGGTTAGGCTCGGGCGGAGGAGGAGCCAGAAAGGCGGCCCGTTATTCTCAAGAGGCAGTGCGGGGCAGTGCCATCCAGACCCCTGGAGCTCTCGGACTGGCCATAGGTATGAACGCCACCACAACCAGCCTGGCAGGCATGGTGCCCAGTAGTGGGATTAGTGGAAATGTCGGGGCCAATGGGAATTCTGCAACGGGGCTTGGAATGTCAGAGGGTGCTAGCCCCGGCACAATGAGTACCTACGCTAGTGACTCACCCATCAGCTACCatgatgatgaagaggaagaagagggaaCAGATGAAAGTGCTGAAGAGCAATACAGGCAAATCTGCAACATGTATACCATGTACAGTATGCTCAACATGGGTGCAGCAG CTGCTGGAGAGCGCGTCGAGGCCCTTCCTGACCACACAGAGACCCGCGGTCGGATGCGAGGCCGAGATCTTACTTGTCTTCCTCCTGAACTTATTGCTCAGATAGGCAACCGCTGCCATCCCAAACTATATGAGGAAGGAGACCCTGCTGAGAAACTAGAGTTAGTCTCAG GAACTTCTGTGTATATTTCGAGAGCCCAGCTAATGAACTGTCATGTGAGCGCAGGGACAAGACACAAGGTGCTGCTTAGGAGGCTGCTGGCTGCCTTCTTTGACAG GAATACTCTGGCCAACAGCTGTGGGACAGGGATCCGCTCGTCCACCAACGACCCCAGCCGCAAGCCCCTGGACAACAGAGTTCTCCATGCGGTCAAGT TTTATTGCCAGAACTTTGCCACGAGTTTCAAAGAGAGCGAGATGAACGCCATTGCAGCGGACATGTGCACCAATGCCCGCCGTGTGGTGCGAAAGAGCTGGATCCCCAAGCTGAAGCTGCTGATGGCTGAGAGTGATGCCTACTCCTCTTTCCTCCCCGATGGAGTCAAGACAGAGGAAGACACCCTGGGGGCGGATCAGGGCTTCGAGCCTGCCTCGCTGGAGACTACCGGCAGTGCCGGCATGGAGTCGGGTGGCTCTTCAGGTGAATCTTTGCCAGGCGTGGGTGGGGATGGAGGATCATTGTTCTGA